In one Lachnospiraceae bacterium GAM79 genomic region, the following are encoded:
- a CDS encoding TrkA family potassium uptake protein — MKSILLIGLGRFGKHIALHLNHLGHQVMAVDTSEERVEAVLPLVTNAQIGDSTNADFLESLGVRNYDVCIVAIGNNFQSSLETTSLLSELGARFVVSRAATDVQEKFLLRNGANEVVYPEKQLAKWTAIRYSADHILDYIELDENHAMFEIPIPKDWADHSIGELDIRKKFNINIMGIKKSGKLELSITSDTVLKAGDTMLALGSNRNLQKCFHT; from the coding sequence ATGAAATCAATTCTTCTAATTGGTCTGGGGCGATTTGGAAAGCATATTGCCCTGCACTTAAATCATTTGGGCCATCAAGTGATGGCGGTAGATACTTCGGAGGAACGTGTAGAGGCTGTTCTGCCCCTTGTTACCAATGCACAGATTGGAGACAGTACGAATGCCGATTTCTTGGAATCTCTCGGTGTTCGCAACTATGATGTATGCATTGTGGCCATCGGCAACAACTTTCAAAGTTCACTGGAAACAACTTCTCTGCTCAGTGAATTAGGAGCGAGGTTTGTAGTTTCCAGAGCTGCAACTGATGTTCAGGAAAAATTTTTGCTGCGTAACGGTGCAAATGAAGTAGTCTACCCGGAAAAACAGCTCGCAAAGTGGACAGCAATCCGTTACAGTGCGGATCACATTCTCGATTACATAGAACTGGATGAAAATCATGCCATGTTTGAGATTCCCATTCCCAAAGATTGGGCGGACCATTCGATTGGAGAGCTTGATATTCGTAAAAAATTCAATATTAACATTATGGGAATCAAGAAAAGCGGCAAGCTGGAGTTATCTATTACTTCAGACACAGTGCTGAAAGCAGGAGATACCATGTTGGCGTTAGGAAGTAACAGAAATTTGCAAAAGTGCTTTCATACTTGA
- a CDS encoding haloacid dehalogenase-like hydrolase has product MKKQPILAICYDFDKTLSPEDMQAQGYIQSIEYEVADFWKESNKLASDNDMDQNLAYMYMMRDKSRGKVLFTKETLRQDGGKVRLFPGVSTWFDRINEYGKSKGVIVEHYIISSGLKEMIEGTEVAKEFKKIYASSFYYNDAGEAVWPAQVVNYTNKTQFLFRIEKGVLDVNDQEVNSFFEPNQYRVPFRNMIYIGDSDTDIPCMKLVNINGGHSIGVYDSDSKDKSKVFRMLDENRIKYFAPADYEEDSTLERLVKKIIDRTISNEILEEIHFDCVSEKISETKGQSEEERKKEELIDKLEDSESFANTHTVIGQLSKIKDWSVKQKNKLYKIALENTQVMYILKDKDVKKFYSMICKDDNNEDAVKIKEIIYEE; this is encoded by the coding sequence ATGAAAAAACAGCCTATTTTAGCAATTTGTTATGATTTTGACAAAACCTTATCTCCAGAAGATATGCAAGCACAAGGATATATACAGTCGATTGAGTATGAAGTGGCAGATTTCTGGAAGGAATCAAATAAGTTAGCATCAGACAATGATATGGATCAAAATCTTGCTTATATGTATATGATGCGTGACAAATCAAGAGGAAAAGTATTATTCACAAAGGAAACATTACGTCAAGATGGTGGTAAGGTACGATTGTTTCCAGGGGTTAGCACATGGTTTGACAGAATTAACGAATATGGTAAAAGTAAGGGGGTTATTGTAGAACATTACATTATTTCATCTGGATTAAAAGAAATGATTGAAGGTACAGAGGTAGCAAAAGAGTTTAAGAAAATATATGCAAGTTCATTCTATTATAATGATGCAGGAGAAGCAGTATGGCCGGCACAGGTAGTTAATTATACCAATAAAACACAATTTTTGTTTAGAATAGAAAAGGGAGTGCTTGATGTAAATGATCAAGAAGTTAATTCTTTCTTTGAACCTAATCAGTATAGAGTGCCATTTAGAAATATGATTTATATTGGGGATAGTGATACGGATATTCCGTGCATGAAGCTTGTAAATATAAATGGAGGACATTCCATAGGAGTGTATGATTCTGATTCAAAGGATAAATCAAAGGTTTTCAGGATGCTTGATGAGAACAGGATAAAATATTTTGCTCCAGCTGATTATGAAGAAGATTCAACACTTGAACGATTGGTTAAAAAAATAATTGACAGAACTATCTCTAATGAAATTCTTGAAGAGATTCATTTTGATTGTGTATCAGAGAAAATATCTGAAACGAAAGGTCAAAGTGAAGAAGAACGCAAGAAAGAAGAATTAATAGATAAACTTGAAGATAGTGAAAGCTTTGCTAATACGCATACGGTTATAGGACAACTTTCAAAGATTAAAGACTGGTCGGTAAAGCAAAAAAATAAGTTATATAAAATTGCATTAGAAAACACACAAGTCATGTATATTTTGAAAGATAAGGATGTTAAGAAATTTTATAGCATGATTTGTAAGGATGATAATAACGAAGATGCTGTGAAGATAAAAGAAATTATATATGAAGAGTAA
- a CDS encoding DUF262 domain-containing protein, which translates to MDARKGNIYEILNGNKQFLIPVYQRFYSWDIDQCKRLWNDIVEMQRKGKVGHFVGSIVNIAEQAMPTGVQKYMIIDGQQRMTTLTLLLLALRDYAIKNPNDTTINARRIDNMLLKNEYESGDERYKLLLTETDRDILISLVEEKPIAEGTRSRLIENYNFFAGKLADKEIQPAEVYESIGKLQIVNITLDRAVDDAQAIFESLNSTGKELSESDLIRNYVLMGLEPSEQTYVYEHLWRPMEQLFIYETQGTVMDAFFRHYLTMKLSRIPKQGRVYEEFKLYHLNCEFGTIRELCQDLLEYAKYYTNIVFKRNTDTDLKKLYEDIIDLRMEVSYPFLLKIHHDCVEGLITSDELKKILKLCISYVLRRAICEIPTNSMNKTFATLKNYIRPDDYLNSIKAFFVMQDTYKEFPDDDKFEDAFVSRDIYNMRARNYILSRLENFENKAPIIIENYTIEHIMPQNKNLSLEWQADLGTEWQEVQKKYLHTIGNLTLTAYNSEMSDRPFLEKMDMPGGFKESALRLNKYVVLQNKWNEKHIQERANELAKKAESIWPYPTLTVAELAPYQVEDKTVQKYSLETYDVNAFTRILFESLDKRIMNLSPAVKKEYKKLYVAYKLDTNFVDIVFQKQRLRISINMKFSEINDPNGICKDITGLGRWGNGDVELFMEHQDELEQIMEIVKQSFDAQAE; encoded by the coding sequence ATGGATGCACGTAAAGGCAATATTTATGAGATATTGAACGGAAATAAGCAATTCTTGATTCCGGTTTATCAGAGATTCTACAGCTGGGATATAGATCAGTGTAAACGACTTTGGAACGATATTGTAGAGATGCAGAGAAAAGGTAAAGTGGGCCATTTTGTAGGTTCTATTGTTAATATTGCTGAACAGGCAATGCCAACAGGTGTTCAGAAATATATGATTATTGACGGCCAACAGCGAATGACTACCTTAACACTGCTTCTTCTGGCTTTGCGTGATTATGCAATAAAGAATCCGAATGACACAACAATCAATGCTCGTCGTATAGATAATATGCTTCTAAAAAACGAGTATGAAAGTGGTGATGAACGATATAAGTTACTGCTGACTGAAACAGATAGAGATATTCTTATAAGCCTTGTTGAGGAAAAGCCAATTGCAGAAGGCACTAGATCAAGACTGATTGAAAATTACAATTTTTTTGCTGGAAAACTTGCTGATAAAGAAATTCAGCCTGCAGAGGTATATGAGTCAATTGGAAAATTACAAATTGTTAATATCACATTAGATCGCGCTGTTGACGATGCACAGGCAATTTTTGAAAGTTTGAATTCTACTGGTAAGGAACTTTCTGAATCTGATTTGATTCGTAACTATGTTTTGATGGGATTAGAGCCATCTGAACAAACTTATGTATATGAACATCTTTGGCGGCCTATGGAACAGCTGTTTATCTATGAAACGCAAGGAACGGTAATGGATGCTTTCTTCCGCCATTACTTGACCATGAAACTTTCTCGTATTCCAAAGCAAGGACGTGTATATGAAGAATTTAAATTGTATCATTTGAATTGTGAATTTGGAACTATCAGAGAATTATGTCAAGATTTGCTTGAATATGCAAAATATTATACAAATATTGTATTCAAGCGAAATACTGACACGGATTTAAAGAAGTTATATGAGGACATTATCGATTTAAGAATGGAAGTATCTTACCCGTTCTTGCTGAAAATTCATCATGACTGCGTAGAAGGACTAATTACATCAGATGAACTGAAGAAAATTTTGAAGCTTTGTATTAGCTATGTTCTGAGACGTGCAATTTGTGAGATCCCGACCAACTCAATGAACAAAACCTTTGCAACATTGAAGAATTATATTAGACCAGATGATTATCTGAATTCTATTAAGGCATTTTTCGTGATGCAGGATACATATAAAGAATTCCCAGATGACGATAAGTTTGAAGATGCATTTGTAAGCCGTGATATTTATAATATGCGTGCTAGAAATTATATTCTCAGTCGTTTGGAAAACTTTGAAAACAAAGCTCCGATTATAATAGAGAATTACACCATTGAGCATATTATGCCGCAGAACAAAAATCTTTCTTTAGAGTGGCAAGCTGATCTTGGTACTGAGTGGCAAGAGGTTCAGAAAAAGTATTTACATACAATTGGCAATCTTACTTTGACTGCATATAATTCTGAAATGAGTGACAGGCCTTTCTTGGAAAAGATGGATATGCCGGGTGGATTCAAAGAAAGTGCACTTAGGCTTAATAAATATGTGGTTTTGCAAAATAAGTGGAATGAAAAACATATCCAAGAGAGGGCAAACGAATTAGCAAAGAAAGCAGAATCTATTTGGCCATATCCAACTTTAACAGTTGCAGAACTTGCGCCATATCAAGTAGAAGATAAAACAGTGCAGAAATATTCCTTGGAAACATATGATGTGAATGCTTTTACAAGAATACTATTCGAGTCTTTAGATAAGCGCATTATGAACTTATCCCCTGCGGTTAAGAAGGAATATAAAAAGTTGTATGTTGCCTATAAACTAGATACTAATTTTGTTGATATTGTTTTTCAGAAACAAAGATTGCGTATCTCGATTAATATGAAGTTTTCAGAGATTAATGACCCTAATGGTATTTGCAAAGATATTACTGGCTTAGGACGTTGGGGAAATGGCGATGTAGAATTGTTTATGGAGCATCAGGATGAATTAGAGCAAATCATGGAAATTGTGAAACAATCCTTTGATGCACAGGCAGAGTGA
- a CDS encoding restriction endonuclease subunit S gives MAEWNNTYLSDVLVDKGYIRGPFGSALKRGDMKDNGIPVYEQQHAIYNSRHFRYYIDEQKFNEMKRFQVNTDDLIISCSGTVGKVSIIRSDDPKGIISQALLLLRVDQNKILPLYLKYFFTSRDGYNAIVSRSSGSVQVNIAKRNVIEQIPLMLPKIETQRKIVEILNSIDKKIEENEEINNNLEQQAQAIYQQMFIDNARSDWAEGTLSDIADITIGQSPSGSSYNEDGTGTIFFQGRAEFGFRFPSVRLYTTEPKRMARSNDTLMSVRAPVGDLNVAHTDCCIGRGLAAIHSKSNHQSFVLYTMFSLKKQLDVFNGEGTVFGSINRNSLNDMPILIPSDDILDEFERIVAPMDLTIRNNYDEICRLQDIRDTLLPRLMSGELDVSDIDI, from the coding sequence ATGGCTGAATGGAACAATACATATCTTTCTGACGTTTTAGTAGATAAAGGCTATATAAGAGGACCATTTGGATCAGCACTTAAAAGAGGTGATATGAAAGATAATGGTATACCAGTATATGAACAACAACATGCTATCTATAATAGTAGACATTTTAGATATTATATTGATGAGCAAAAGTTCAATGAGATGAAGCGATTTCAGGTAAATACTGATGACTTAATAATAAGTTGTTCAGGGACAGTAGGAAAAGTTTCTATTATCAGAAGTGATGATCCCAAGGGGATTATTAGCCAAGCACTTTTGCTGTTAAGAGTAGATCAAAATAAGATATTGCCGTTGTATTTGAAATATTTCTTTACATCAAGAGATGGATATAATGCTATTGTTTCACGTTCAAGTGGTTCTGTACAAGTAAATATTGCCAAAAGAAATGTTATCGAACAGATACCGCTTATGCTACCAAAGATAGAAACTCAAAGGAAAATAGTTGAGATACTAAATTCTATCGATAAAAAAATTGAAGAAAATGAAGAAATAAACAATAATTTAGAGCAGCAAGCTCAGGCAATCTATCAGCAAATGTTCATAGATAATGCTCGTTCTGATTGGGCAGAAGGCACTTTAAGTGATATTGCTGATATTACAATTGGTCAGTCGCCAAGTGGCAGTAGCTATAACGAGGACGGAACTGGCACAATTTTCTTTCAAGGTCGTGCGGAATTTGGATTTAGATTTCCGTCAGTTCGTCTATACACCACTGAACCTAAACGAATGGCACGGTCAAATGATACTTTGATGAGCGTTCGAGCGCCGGTAGGCGACCTAAATGTCGCTCATACGGATTGCTGCATTGGTCGTGGACTTGCTGCCATTCATTCTAAATCCAACCATCAATCCTTTGTTCTTTACACGATGTTTTCGCTAAAAAAGCAGTTAGATGTTTTCAATGGCGAGGGAACGGTTTTTGGTTCTATCAATCGTAATTCGTTGAATGATATGCCAATTCTTATACCATCTGATGATATTTTGGACGAATTTGAAAGGATTGTAGCACCGATGGATTTAACCATTCGCAATAATTACGATGAAATTTGCCGCTTGCAGGATATTCGTGATACCTTGCTTCCTCGTTTAATGTCCGGTGAACTTGATGTCTCTGATATAGACATCTAA
- a CDS encoding TrkH family potassium uptake protein, with product MGVVLLKRKLTSFQIIILGFSGVILFGTFLLMLPFSSRSGLATPFSDALFTSTSAVCVTGLIIHDTATYWSAFGQFVILLLIQIGGMGVITIAASFAMISGRKISLMQRCTMQEAISAPKVGGIVRLTGFIVRVTLVMELLCAAVMAPVFCRDFGKKGLWMALFHSVSAFCNAGFDLLGVRTPFSSLTSYAANPVINFTIMFLIVFGGIGFLTWDDIRTNRLHLHKYRMQSKVILCTTAVLLIVPAIYFYFFEFADLTRKERLLSSLFQAVTPRTAGFNTVDLTDLSEAGQFITIALMLIGGSPGSTAGGLKTTTIAVLLTTAISTFRRRENANLFGRRIDDDVVKNAATISLMYITLCCTGGLIISVSEGLPMLTCLFETASAVGTVGLSLGITPELNLLSRSVLILLMFFGRVGGLTLIFAALSSAQKKVSKLPKEKITVG from the coding sequence ATGGGAGTAGTGTTGTTAAAAAGGAAGTTGACTTCGTTTCAAATTATCATCCTCGGGTTTTCCGGTGTGATCCTTTTCGGCACCTTCCTTTTAATGTTGCCGTTTTCCAGCCGAAGCGGACTGGCAACGCCTTTCTCGGATGCATTGTTTACTTCTACCTCAGCAGTTTGTGTAACCGGACTCATTATACATGATACGGCAACATACTGGTCGGCCTTCGGCCAGTTTGTCATTTTACTGCTGATTCAGATTGGAGGCATGGGGGTTATTACCATAGCCGCATCTTTTGCAATGATTTCCGGTCGGAAGATTTCTTTGATGCAGCGCTGTACCATGCAGGAGGCGATTTCAGCGCCAAAGGTAGGGGGAATCGTTCGCTTGACTGGCTTTATCGTCAGGGTGACACTGGTGATGGAACTGCTGTGTGCAGCCGTGATGGCGCCGGTGTTTTGCCGTGATTTCGGGAAAAAGGGACTTTGGATGGCACTGTTTCATTCCGTGTCCGCTTTTTGTAACGCAGGCTTTGATCTATTGGGTGTGCGCACTCCCTTTTCCTCCCTGACCAGCTATGCAGCAAATCCAGTCATAAACTTTACTATTATGTTCTTAATTGTGTTTGGAGGCATTGGCTTTCTGACTTGGGATGATATTCGGACAAATCGATTGCATTTGCACAAATATCGGATGCAGAGTAAGGTGATTCTTTGTACCACAGCGGTTTTATTGATCGTTCCGGCAATTTACTTTTATTTTTTTGAGTTTGCTGATCTTACCCGAAAGGAACGGCTTTTATCTTCTCTTTTTCAAGCTGTGACACCACGAACGGCGGGTTTTAATACGGTGGATTTAACTGATTTGAGTGAGGCCGGACAATTTATCACCATTGCGCTGATGCTGATCGGCGGTAGTCCCGGGTCTACCGCAGGCGGTTTGAAAACAACAACCATTGCTGTTTTGCTTACTACTGCGATTTCTACCTTTCGGCGCAGAGAAAATGCCAACCTCTTTGGACGTCGCATTGATGATGATGTCGTAAAAAATGCAGCGACAATTTCGCTTATGTATATCACGCTATGTTGTACCGGTGGGCTTATCATCAGCGTTTCCGAAGGACTTCCCATGCTTACCTGCCTTTTTGAAACTGCCTCAGCTGTTGGCACAGTCGGCCTGTCCCTGGGAATTACGCCGGAACTGAATCTGCTCTCACGGAGTGTTTTGATTCTGCTGATGTTTTTTGGACGAGTCGGTGGCCTTACATTAATTTTTGCGGCCTTGTCCAGTGCACAAAAGAAAGTTTCAAAACTACCAAAGGAAAAAATAACAGTAGGATAA
- a CDS encoding type I restriction endonuclease subunit R, which produces MPNLFTEDTYEQAIIELFENMGYDHLYAPDFDRDYTSPILDSILRDSLVRINRGLPVEAIDEAMSKLKNFDTGSLLQKNMIFMDYLQNGVTVKFFVKGEEQSSIVRLIDYQNVNSNSFYVVNQFTFLENGNNRRPDIILFINGLPLVLMELKSPAKDEVGAENAFHQIRNYMQDIPSIFYYNAICVISDLSTNKAGTITSGLDRFMEWKTKDGNYEDTAYASFETFYEGMFQKERLLDILKNFILFSGVSSNRFKVLAGYHQYFAVRKAIEKAKVATKTDGKGGVFWHTQGSGKSLSMVFYAHLLQDALDSPTIVVMTDRIDLDDQLYAQFSQCADFLRQTPVQAESKEHLKSLLDGRSANGIIFTTMFKFERGEKALSERRNIVVMADEAHRGQYGFDEKIVMSENENGEKEAHTVIGNARVIHDALPNATFIGFTGTPISAKDRNTREVFGDYIDVYDMTQAVEDGATRPVYYESRVVHLKLDENTLALIDSTYDVLEQQSDAQTIEKSKKMLGQMESVLGADSTIESLCDDIVEHYEKYRANLLTGKAMIVAYSRPIAMKIYRRILKIRPTWTDKVGVVMTGGNNDPEDWKEIIGTKAHKEELARKFKDNNDPMKIAIVVDMWLTGFDVPSLATMYVYKPMHGYNLMQAIARVNRVFKDKEGGLIVDYVGIASALKAAMKEYTKRDQSKYGDMNIAKMAYPKFQEKLQVCKDLLHGFDFSGFVGGSPLTMAKLITGGVNFILDASVPERKDLFLKEAMLLKQSHSLCSSMTTEQERHEAAYMEALRSTVIKITYGGTGGKSLSLTEINDQINELLKAAVQSEGVISLFDSSKSGGENFSLFDPAVLDEISRMKEKNIAVEILKKLMAEQVALYKRTNVVQSQKFSEKIAQLMNSYYNGLITNEEVIKELLKTAEEIANLYKNGQKLGLSQEELAFYDALTKPEHIKDFYKNDELIALTRELTEMLRKNRTIDWQKKETARAQMRKMVKRLLKKYKYPPEDYDFAISTVISQCELWTDNVEPRKEEKLYKYVSEIELSKVAEDTVSYGEKK; this is translated from the coding sequence ATGCCAAATTTATTTACAGAGGATACATATGAACAGGCAATCATTGAATTGTTTGAAAACATGGGCTATGACCACCTCTACGCTCCGGATTTTGATAGAGATTATACCAGTCCGATTCTGGATTCTATTCTGAGAGATAGTTTGGTGCGTATCAACCGTGGTCTGCCTGTAGAAGCTATTGATGAGGCAATGTCTAAATTAAAGAATTTTGATACCGGAAGCCTGCTGCAGAAGAATATGATATTCATGGATTATCTGCAAAATGGCGTTACGGTTAAGTTTTTTGTGAAGGGCGAGGAGCAATCGTCGATTGTACGTTTGATTGATTACCAAAATGTAAATAGCAACTCTTTCTATGTGGTAAATCAGTTTACGTTTTTAGAAAATGGAAATAACCGTCGTCCGGATATTATTCTATTTATTAACGGATTGCCTCTTGTTTTGATGGAATTGAAGAGCCCGGCTAAGGATGAAGTTGGAGCAGAAAATGCATTTCATCAGATTCGAAATTACATGCAGGATATTCCATCTATTTTCTATTATAATGCGATTTGTGTAATTAGTGATTTATCTACGAATAAGGCTGGAACTATCACCTCCGGATTAGATCGTTTTATGGAATGGAAAACAAAAGACGGTAATTATGAAGATACTGCGTATGCGTCCTTTGAAACTTTCTATGAGGGTATGTTCCAAAAGGAACGTTTGCTTGATATTTTGAAGAATTTTATTCTTTTTTCAGGCGTAAGCAGTAATCGTTTTAAAGTATTAGCAGGATACCATCAGTATTTTGCAGTACGTAAAGCTATTGAGAAAGCAAAGGTAGCAACAAAGACCGATGGTAAGGGTGGTGTGTTCTGGCATACACAGGGCTCTGGTAAGTCATTGTCGATGGTATTCTATGCACATTTATTGCAAGATGCATTAGATAGCCCGACCATCGTAGTTATGACAGACCGTATTGATTTGGATGATCAGCTCTATGCACAGTTTTCACAATGTGCAGATTTCTTGCGTCAAACACCGGTACAGGCGGAGAGCAAGGAACATCTGAAGTCACTTCTTGATGGCAGAAGTGCAAATGGAATTATATTTACTACGATGTTTAAATTTGAGCGTGGAGAGAAAGCTTTATCGGAACGCAGAAATATTGTTGTTATGGCGGATGAAGCACATCGTGGACAATATGGTTTTGATGAGAAAATCGTTATGTCAGAGAATGAAAACGGTGAAAAGGAAGCACATACGGTAATTGGTAATGCCCGTGTTATTCATGACGCATTGCCGAATGCTACATTTATTGGCTTTACTGGTACACCGATCTCAGCTAAGGACAGAAATACTCGTGAGGTTTTTGGTGACTATATCGATGTTTATGATATGACACAGGCCGTGGAAGATGGCGCTACTCGTCCGGTTTATTATGAAAGCCGTGTAGTTCATCTAAAGTTGGATGAGAATACGCTGGCGTTAATTGATTCCACTTATGATGTCTTGGAGCAACAATCCGATGCGCAAACGATCGAGAAGAGCAAAAAGATGCTTGGCCAGATGGAAAGCGTACTGGGAGCAGATTCTACGATTGAATCTCTTTGTGATGATATCGTTGAACATTATGAAAAATACAGAGCAAATCTTCTGACAGGGAAAGCCATGATTGTGGCGTATTCTCGCCCGATTGCAATGAAAATTTACCGCCGCATCTTAAAAATTAGACCTACATGGACAGATAAAGTTGGTGTGGTTATGACTGGTGGTAACAATGACCCGGAAGATTGGAAAGAGATTATCGGAACCAAAGCGCACAAAGAAGAACTCGCGAGGAAATTTAAAGATAATAATGATCCAATGAAAATAGCCATTGTTGTAGATATGTGGCTTACCGGATTTGACGTACCTTCTTTAGCTACCATGTATGTGTACAAGCCAATGCATGGCTATAATTTGATGCAGGCAATAGCTCGTGTTAACCGTGTATTCAAGGACAAAGAAGGTGGCTTGATCGTAGACTATGTTGGAATTGCGTCAGCTCTAAAGGCGGCGATGAAAGAATATACGAAACGCGATCAGTCTAAATATGGTGACATGAATATTGCAAAGATGGCCTATCCGAAGTTTCAAGAAAAGCTGCAGGTATGCAAGGATTTACTGCATGGCTTTGATTTTAGCGGCTTTGTAGGTGGTTCTCCGCTTACAATGGCTAAGCTTATTACGGGTGGTGTAAACTTTATTCTCGATGCAAGTGTACCAGAAAGAAAAGATTTGTTCTTGAAGGAAGCTATGCTTTTGAAACAGTCTCATTCGCTTTGTTCAAGTATGACAACAGAACAGGAAAGGCATGAAGCAGCTTATATGGAAGCTTTGCGATCTACGGTTATTAAGATCACTTACGGTGGTACCGGTGGAAAGAGCCTGTCGCTTACTGAGATTAACGATCAAATCAACGAACTTTTGAAAGCGGCAGTACAGAGCGAAGGTGTCATCAGCTTATTTGACAGCAGCAAAAGTGGTGGTGAAAATTTCAGCTTGTTTGATCCGGCAGTCCTGGATGAAATCTCTAGGATGAAGGAAAAAAATATAGCTGTCGAGATCTTGAAAAAACTCATGGCCGAGCAAGTGGCTCTTTACAAGAGAACAAATGTGGTACAGTCACAAAAATTCTCGGAAAAGATTGCACAACTGATGAACTCTTATTATAACGGACTAATCACCAATGAAGAAGTTATTAAAGAACTGCTGAAAACTGCAGAGGAAATTGCAAATCTCTATAAGAATGGTCAGAAACTGGGGCTTTCACAAGAAGAGCTTGCATTTTATGATGCCCTTACAAAACCAGAGCATATTAAGGATTTTTATAAGAATGATGAGTTGATTGCTTTGACAAGAGAACTTACAGAAATGCTTCGTAAGAATCGCACTATCGATTGGCAGAAGAAAGAAACTGCTAGAGCGCAGATGCGTAAGATGGTTAAGCGACTCCTCAAGAAATATAAGTATCCGCCGGAAGACTATGATTTTGCAATAAGCACAGTAATTAGTCAGTGTGAGCTTTGGACGGATAATGTGGAACCACGAAAAGAGGAAAAACTCTATAAATATGTATCTGAAATAGAACTAAGCAAGGTGGCAGAGGATACGGTTTCTTATGGAGAAAAGAAGTAA
- a CDS encoding tyrosine-type recombinase/integrase codes for MKQNLIKDVIQGMLPYLNNAQNEKLQEVLRYTLAKYEVTENQNKEKYSEQNYVELFLSAKRIEGCSEKSLKYYKATIEAMLDELQKDVKHIVTDDIRGYLTEYQEKKKSSKVTIDNIRRILSSFFSWLEDEDYILKSPVRRIHRVKTGTNIKETYSDEALELMRDNCTELRDLAIIDMLASTGMRVGEMVLLNRDDIDFNERECVVFGKGSKERVVYFDARTKIHLQNYLESRRDNNPALFVSLKSPHKRLKIGGVEVRLREFGKQLGLNKVHPHKFRRTLATMAIDKGMPIEQLQQLLGHRKIDTTLQYAMVKQSNVKIAHRKYIG; via the coding sequence GTGAAACAGAATTTAATCAAAGATGTTATTCAGGGAATGTTGCCTTACCTGAACAACGCGCAAAATGAAAAATTGCAAGAGGTGTTGCGATATACTCTTGCAAAGTATGAGGTAACGGAAAATCAAAACAAAGAGAAATACTCGGAGCAGAACTATGTAGAGTTATTTCTATCGGCAAAGAGAATAGAGGGCTGTTCCGAGAAATCTCTTAAATACTATAAGGCAACTATTGAAGCCATGCTTGATGAACTTCAAAAAGATGTTAAACACATAGTAACAGACGATATACGCGGATACCTGACAGAATATCAAGAAAAGAAGAAGTCAAGTAAGGTTACGATAGACAATATTCGTCGTATTCTGTCCAGCTTTTTCTCTTGGTTAGAGGATGAAGATTACATACTGAAAAGCCCGGTTAGGCGCATACACAGAGTAAAAACTGGTACTAATATTAAGGAAACATACTCTGATGAAGCTTTGGAGCTTATGAGGGATAACTGCACAGAGCTTCGAGACTTGGCGATTATTGATATGCTTGCTTCAACGGGTATGCGTGTTGGCGAAATGGTGCTGCTCAACAGAGATGATATTGACTTTAATGAAAGAGAATGTGTTGTTTTTGGTAAAGGCAGTAAAGAGCGAGTGGTTTATTTTGATGCTCGCACAAAGATACATTTACAGAATTACTTGGAGAGCAGAAGGGACAATAATCCGGCACTGTTTGTTTCACTGAAATCACCGCACAAAAGATTGAAAATAGGCGGCGTTGAAGTCCGTCTGAGAGAATTTGGAAAGCAATTAGGACTTAACAAGGTACACCCGCACAAATTCAGGCGTACACTTGCAACTATGGCAATAGATAAAGGAATGCCCATTGAGCAGCTTCAACAGCTCTTGGGGCATAGAAAGATAGATACAACCTTGCAATATGCAATGGTCAAGCAGAGCAATGTTAAGATTGCTCATCGTAAATATATTGGATAG